A window from Drosophila subobscura isolate 14011-0131.10 chromosome O, UCBerk_Dsub_1.0, whole genome shotgun sequence encodes these proteins:
- the LOC117898167 gene encoding uncharacterized protein LOC117898167 — translation MNRHAVLEWLIENNIEFDQAATFRQLRQLAMANGVDLMELPGEENKNMEVKSDGPEISPDAQARRLEAERLMIEAEISLLQRKQALEELRKGSKEVMQIMEPYAGKVNSAHAWMEEFELNCKGTDAFKIRCVRHLMKAETDAELFLKVNKATSYAAFKKEFLDTFGRISSIVEVINTLKSTQMQEMQCNVLRSTKNKPYSS, via the exons ATGAACAGACACGCAGTTTTAGAGTGGCTGATCGAAAATAACATTGAGTTCGATCAGGCTGCAACATTCAGACAGCTTCGGcaactggcaatggcaaatggcgtGGACTTAATGGAATTACCTGGTGAAGAAAACAAGAATATGGAAGTAAAATCAGACGGTCCAGAAATTTCGCCAGACGCACAAGCTAGGAGGCTGGAAGCCGAACGCCTTATGATAGAAGCAGAGATAAGTTTGCTACAGAGGAAGCAAGCCCTGGAAGAACTGCGTAAGGGAAGCAAGGAGGTTATGCAGATTATGGAACCGTATGCAGGAAAAGTAAACAGCGCCCATGCATGGATGGAAGAGTTTGAGCTGAACTGCAAGGGGACGGATGCGTTTAAGATCAGGTGCGTGCGGCATTTAATGAAGGCTGAAACGGACGCAGAATTGTTTCTGAAAGTAAACAAGGCTACGTCGTATGCTGCCTTTAAGAAAGAGTTCCTGGACACATTCGGCCGGATTTCCTCAATAGTAGAGGTAATAAACACTCTCAAATCTACG CAAATGCAAGAAATGCAATGCAACGTGCTCCGATCGACGAAGAACAAGCCGTACAGTTCGTGA
- the LOC117897875 gene encoding uncharacterized serine-rich protein C215.13 isoform X1 — protein MAPTICSDKKQLRDTSRHRFVATAVISSATNTTTSSSSSSTSSSSSSSSSSSMSSPLSASTSISSSPSAAPTQVSSALSYVAKCSINSSAGRRRFPRLYHRRLPLISGSATVPQAALRRGTQAEASRRVTAAQSNASRRAAATQTELQAAWGQSVSADAQQHHQQIQLQLLLHSSSENIKKVLQPNMANSSNSCSYIHRGAAVTAKNCDNSLAGAMLDDDGDSGYEYSQEPTKEQQQQQQHCRHQHSDGLLSIAIKTIKLVQRNKLLQKRLAQLQLETSEFIASVLANPENRQYREKISSSTHTKTEAKNPFFPPVVC, from the exons ATGGCGCCCACCATATGTTCGGACAAAAAACAGTTGCGAGATACGAGCCGGCATCGGTTCGTGGCCACGGCAGTCATATCATCAGCCACAAATACcaccacatcatcatcatcatcgtcaacatcatcgtcatcatcatcgtcatcatcatcgtcaatGTCGTCGCCATTGTCAGCGTCAACGTCAATTTCATCCTCGCCTTCAGCTGCTCCCACACAAGTCAGTTCAGCGCTTAGCTATG TTGCCAAATGTTCAATAAACTCTTCAGCGGGTCGCCGACGCTTCCCCAGGCTGTACCACCGCAGGCTGCCACTGATCTCAGGCAGTGCCACAGTACCGCAGGCAGCCCTACGACGTGGCACTCAGGCGGAGGCCAGCAGGAGAGTGACAGCCGCTCAGTCGAATGCCAGCCGTAGAGCggcagccacacaaacagagcTGCAAGCAGCGTGGGGCCAAAGCGTGTCGGCAGACGCGcaacagcatcatcagcagattCAACTTCAACTACTGCTACATTCAAGCAGCGAGAACATTAAAAAAGTATTACAGCCCAAtatggccaacagcagcaacagctgcagttATATtcacagaggagcagcagtcacagccaAAAATTGCGACAATTCACTGGCCGGGGCGATGctggatgatgatggggaCAGTGGCTATGAGTACTCGCAGGAGCCCacaaaggagcagcaacagcagcagcagcactgccgGCATCAACACAGCGACGGGCTGCTGTCCATTGCCATCAAGACGATCAAGCTGGTGCAGCGTAataagctgctgcagaagcgtctcgcacagctgcagctggagacaTCGGAGTTCATTGCCTCGGTGCTGGCAAATCCCGAGAATCGGCAGTACCGCGAGAAGATctccagcagcacacacaccaaaacGGAAGCCAAG AACCCATTTTTCCCGCCAGTTGTGTGTTGA
- the LOC117897875 gene encoding putative uncharacterized protein DDB_G0277255 isoform X2 — protein MAPTICSDKKQLRDTSRHRFVATAVISSATNTTTSSSSSSTSSSSSSSSSSSMSSPLSASTSISSSPSAAPTQVSSALSYVAKCSINSSAGRRRFPRLYHRRLPLISGSATVPQAALRRGTQAEASRRVTAAQSNASRRAAATQTELQAAWGQSVSADAQQHHQQIQLQLLLHSSSENIKKVLQPNMANSSNSCSYIHRGAAVTAKNCDNSLAGAMLDDDGDSGYEYSQEPTKEQQQQQQHCRHQHSDGLLSIAIKTIKLVQRNKLLQKRLAQLQLETSEFIASVLANPENRQYREKISSSTHTKTEAKVSNMLLRH, from the exons ATGGCGCCCACCATATGTTCGGACAAAAAACAGTTGCGAGATACGAGCCGGCATCGGTTCGTGGCCACGGCAGTCATATCATCAGCCACAAATACcaccacatcatcatcatcatcgtcaacatcatcgtcatcatcatcgtcatcatcatcgtcaatGTCGTCGCCATTGTCAGCGTCAACGTCAATTTCATCCTCGCCTTCAGCTGCTCCCACACAAGTCAGTTCAGCGCTTAGCTATG TTGCCAAATGTTCAATAAACTCTTCAGCGGGTCGCCGACGCTTCCCCAGGCTGTACCACCGCAGGCTGCCACTGATCTCAGGCAGTGCCACAGTACCGCAGGCAGCCCTACGACGTGGCACTCAGGCGGAGGCCAGCAGGAGAGTGACAGCCGCTCAGTCGAATGCCAGCCGTAGAGCggcagccacacaaacagagcTGCAAGCAGCGTGGGGCCAAAGCGTGTCGGCAGACGCGcaacagcatcatcagcagattCAACTTCAACTACTGCTACATTCAAGCAGCGAGAACATTAAAAAAGTATTACAGCCCAAtatggccaacagcagcaacagctgcagttATATtcacagaggagcagcagtcacagccaAAAATTGCGACAATTCACTGGCCGGGGCGATGctggatgatgatggggaCAGTGGCTATGAGTACTCGCAGGAGCCCacaaaggagcagcaacagcagcagcagcactgccgGCATCAACACAGCGACGGGCTGCTGTCCATTGCCATCAAGACGATCAAGCTGGTGCAGCGTAataagctgctgcagaagcgtctcgcacagctgcagctggagacaTCGGAGTTCATTGCCTCGGTGCTGGCAAATCCCGAGAATCGGCAGTACCGCGAGAAGATctccagcagcacacacaccaaaacGGAAGCCAAGGtcagcaacatgctgctgcGACACTAG
- the LOC117897874 gene encoding uncharacterized protein LOC117897874, translating into MQKMDITTKDELEVMDCSKMPLDRMDLIRRSLKCRTIEIFDYDVAVSFTGEEEELSIEPTPDTEDATQDDEDRAILAVAQIDSLIQRIELMQLAIRHRPNEDMSEKRVAEEEKQQEEEYLTRFQLICKEIERKRKPLGVKIEVEDPNPEQPHPLELTCHGKLEVRRLQHAYHRLQCEISDLICSYQKLRSILRTFRLHLCAMNKQLRLMSIHVQDFNKWTKQVHSEIRDCLERYQHLMHHKISKIEAQKTAKVHIYRFFARNKLFLMKSRLPCEVRDFRGEIDDLCSFITDFSVEMEHRFDKFEHSNRAKNQCSKVENDLNAPLEEMHSALSAVIKGKPIKFKKLKNSTN; encoded by the coding sequence atgcaaaaaatGGATATTACAACTAAGGACGAGCTGGAGGTCATGGACTGCTCCAAGATGCCGCTGGATCGCATGGATCTCATACGGCGCAGCCTGAAATGCCGCACCATTGAGATCTTTGACTATGATGTGGCTGTCAGTTTTACGGGTGAAGAGGAAGAGCTAAGTATTGAGCCGACACCAGACACAGAGGATGCCACACAGGATGACGAAGATCGTGCGATACTTGCGGTGGCTCAAATTGATTCTTTGATACAGCGCATAGAACTAATGCAACTGGCCATTAGGCATCGGCCGAATGAAGATATGTCCGAGAAGCGAGtggcagaggaagagaaacAGCAAGAGGAGGAATATCTAACTAGATTTCAGCTGATATGCAAGGAGATTGAGCGGAAAAGGAAGCCACTGGGGGTCAAAATAGAAGTCGAGGATCCAAATCCAGAACAGCCACATCCCCTGGAGCTAACCTGCCATGGAAAGCTCGAAGTGCGTAGGTTGCAGCACGCTTATCACCGCCTGCAGTGTGAAATCTCTGACCTGATCTGCAGCTATCAAAAGCTGCGCAGCATCCTGCGTACATTCCGCCTGCACCTGTGCGCTATGAACAAACAGCTCCGCCTGATGTCCATCCATGTCCAAGACTTCAATAAGTGGACCAAACAGGTCCACAGCGAAATCCGCGACTGTCTGGAGCGCTATCAGCATCTGATGCATCACAAAATATCCAAAATTGAGGCACAAAAAACGGCCAAAGTGCACATTTACCGGTTTTTTGCGCGCAACAAATTGTTTCTCATGAAAAGTCGCCTGCCGTGCGAAGTGCGCGATTTTCGCGGTGAAATCGATGATTTGTGCAGCTTTATAACCGATTTTAGTGTGGAAATGGAGCATCGGTTCGATAAGTTCGAGCACTCGAATAGGGCCAAGAATCAATGTAGCAAAGTAGAGAACGATTTGAATGCCCCACTGGAGGAAATGCATTCGGCACTATCGGCGGTTATCAAGGGAAAACCCATTAAGtttaagaaattaaaaaatagtACAAATTAG